The Mercenaria mercenaria strain notata chromosome 6, MADL_Memer_1, whole genome shotgun sequence genome contains the following window.
GTTTTCTGACTGGCGGTCGTTTATTGACAAAAATACAGACACAGTGTCATGTTTTCTTACAGCTACTTGTGAATGCGTTGATCGGTTGATCAGCGACCTTTAAAATATAACCTGCTGATAACTTAAAgaaatagaatattttaaattaactgtCTGCTAATGGTCTGCAtatatacggtgttccgtttggaacTTCATTTTACCCAAACCACGATGCTTGAAACCACGGTAGCGAAAATCGAAACTACGAGGATGAAGatacgaaactacgatgatgaaagtcgtaATTCGAAACCCCGATGGTGAAAATACGAAACTATGATGATAAAAACTGGCACGGAAACAAGAAACTTCAATGTTGAAAAAACGCGATTTAAATTCGCGTTtacaccatcgtggtttcgactttcatcgtCGTGGTTTTGACTTTCACCATCCTATTTTCAACTTTCGACTTTTTTTTCGTCGTCGTAGTTTCgacattcgttttttttttgtttgattttttttttgttgttgttgtttttttttgttgtttttttttcacagtcgTACATCGCACTTTTGACTTTCTTCATCGTGTTTTtactttcaccatcgtagtttcgatcATGATTTGACATGTTTAATAAGACACGGTAAGTACCTCtgacttttattttgtcaaaatcatactcttttttaacttagaaatagTGTGACTTTTGCATGTAAGCATATTTCTCAGGAACTACCAGACTACATGTTTTCAAAACCCCGGgttacattttgttaaaattttgcacattttaacataaaatattgtgAATGTTTTACATGTATCCATGTTTCTCAGAAACCACCAGACCAAATCACACACACCTTTGGCATCATGGGTTGTTTCATGACTGTGGCTTCAATTTTAGCTAATATAGTCCCTTTTTGACTCGGAGCTACTTCAAGAGATTCATGAAAACATGTTTCTCACAATCACTTGTGCTTTATAAGCAGGTATTTGACATCATGAAATTACAgtttaagtttataaaattatgctcccttttcaACATAGAAAAATTTGGCAAAGCTTTTAAATGTAAGCTAGTATTGTGCGGAACTGATTCAAATAGTCCACCGCgataattcaattcaattcaaatttatccaggcataagatcataaaacattacatataaCTTTTACAGTAATAATCAAGTATATTTAAAATGCTTTGAAAAATATCGAAGTATAGAAATGCTGATTAATACATGAAAgatttagtaaaatatattttatagtttatgacaAAGTAAAATGATATGATGTTAACGCCTGGGTTGACTCATTAAAGTAAAACTAATCGCTTATTTCCATTGGGGTCCCATTGGCAGAATTTGTTACATTTGTTGGAACCACCAACAGTTTTAATCCTTAAAGCAGcctttattgtaaatatgtttattgATAACCGACCTTTAAAATATAATCACGTAATCGCGTGGTGATTACTAGGAGGAAGTAAATCATTATGATTATCAAATATCGACAAGTCTATGCGTGGTTTCATTATTTATCTTCGGATAAAGACGGCGATATTTACAGTTCACATGTATATTTGGGGtggatattttaaaattgaagtaTGTATCTGTTCTAATCGATTAAGAATTACTTGTTGATATGGAAGTTTCTGGTCGAAGGTCGTCAAATGACAAAGACAAAAACTTAAGTTTATCGAGAGGTTCAGCAGATGACTTTGAGTTTTCATGTCAGCCATGCGCTGGTGAAGGACACTATGTGGAAGCCGCGGGATTCTGTCAAAATTGTCAGGAGTATTTATGCATAACCTGTTACAAATATCACTGTAAACCAACCCCGAGTAGACACCATGTTCTTCTGGATAAGCGTAACATGCCTAAAGACAGGGCACCACCATCGTCGGCTAAATATGGATGTACTTTGACATGTACAAAACATGCTGCGGAAATTATAAagtttttctgtaagcagcatgATGCAGTTGGATGCGGAGATTGCATGGTTCTGGATCATAAATCGTGTAATATCGATTACATTCCCGATATTTCTAAGGATTTTATAGATGGTGAGGAATATCAACAGCTCGTTACAAGGGCTAAGCAGCTTGAGAACAATGCTAAATCGCTGAAAAAAGAGGTTGAAGAAAATGGTAAAGAAGTTAATAGACTTTATGCTAAAGCTGTAGGGGATATTCGAGCGTTTCGAAAACAAGCAGATAAATATTTGGAAGATATGGAACGAAAACTACTGGATCAATGTGAAacactgaaaatgaaaactgaCACAATGTTAAAGGCCGTTGAAAATGAGTTACAACCGATGAAACTCGAACTCGAAAACATCCATTCAAAGCTTTCTTCACAAGCGAAACAGTCCGGTGATTTATTTGTGCAAGCGAAACAAATAAGTTTTCGCGTAAAGAACATAGGAGAGGAACTGAGAGTTCTGGACGAGAAAAATGAGCCCAGTATGTGTACATTCGAGAAAAACAATAAAGTCCTAGAATATTTTAAAACGAAACAAGGTTCACTCGgtgatcttagaccaaaacaAATAAGAAATCGACATCAAATCATGTCTCCAAGGCGTCTCCAAGATTTAACACCAACTCTTATTGGAGAAGTCAGTGTAAAATCTTCTACTGATAGTATTGGTTGTCGGATCACAGGAATGGTAGCTGTAGCTCCTGATACACTTGTGTGCACTGATTATCACAATTACTCGGTTAAGCTGATTGATATCAAATCTGATAAAATTACTTCTGAGCTCAAACTTACAGCTGGACCTTTTGATATAACATACGTTTCAGACGATCAGCTAGCAGTTACTGTGACAAATGAGAGAAAGATATATCTCTTGTCCTTTAGAAATGGACTGTCAAAGACTCGCGACTTTGTTGTAAATGGAAGATGTTTTGGAATAGCCTACAGCAATGACAGGCTTGTTGTATCTTATATCAGACCTCAAAAAGTGGAGATTCTGAGTCTTGATTGGGAAGTTATACAGAGGATTGATACTGACAGCAGTGGGAAGGCTTTATTTTGCATTCCGAAGTACGTAGCTGTAGACCGTGATTGTAACAGTATTTTCGTTTCTAATTTCATGGATCATTCAGTGACTAAGCTCACTACATCCGGAAAGGTACTCGATATATACAAAGATTCAAACCTCTCATACCCGACAGGAATTGCCGTTTACAGCGACGGGTCAGTGCTAGTTTGCAACTCAGGAAAGGACAATTTACATCTGCTGTCAccagaaaacaagaaaataaagacTGTAGTGAACAAGACAGAGGCGCCCCAGGCCTTGTGCTTTAATAGAGAATCAGACTCACTTTTTCTGAGTTACCACGGATCAAAATGTAACACAATTCTCAAGTACAAACTTACTTAATCTGCTGGCATAGAATGATAAGTATGAGCTGTTGTTGAAGATAAATCATgaatagttttaaatatttgatttatctGTAACAAATTGTGGCATGTATTTCGTTTATGCAACTATTTATTTGTATGGTATCATTATATAAAGATTTGcatgatataattatataaacagatGTCTTGTATCCAAAAGAAACATAAAGTTGTTAACTTGTGTTTATGCTAATTGTTTGTGAAGATGACTGAGTAAATGTGGTCAGCTTTCCTCAAATAAAGCAGTCGACATAGAATATCTTCTGTATTGATTGTTTGCCAagattgaaaagaaataaatgcacACTAACATATTTGTTCGTAATTGTCCTCGAATTCAATGCAATCCTGACCCACtgattcttttcatacaaaaagatTGACAGGGCTATTTTTCTGTACAGTCGAATATTTCAACCCAGGATAATATAATATGCCATTCCCTGTCAGGTataatatattttaggattactcATACACTTCGATACAGTGTGTAAATTAAGTGTAACACCATTCTGTTACATCATTTTGATCAAATGCGGTAGAACTCCTTCTCGACGCCAGTGCAGCGCCGGATAAtatattcttgcacaccggactggcgtttccggtgattttacccatgccggcaaaacccatctggtaCCCCCctagtctggttcccgtcgtactatgtatttCAATCGACAgtgaaggggcaggtaatccagactagtaccccccatgccagatgactctcgtgctgttaatgacaactagtggttcatgcactgataatatattgtttatgtaaaaatacgaaaaaagcaggtaccttgatagtttctctccgttccttatagtatatttctcgattcaaaatacgttagtttaccataagaacataacgttacgctacaaacgataaaacttaagtggaactttgttattgtgcgtaacgcaaaacatcatgacgtcacttctgcttacggacgttaatttcccgtgcTCTACTaaaagaaagagtgctacaaagaaaatatttctacctgttatttgtaaaatactgtatgcaagaaaaataatctgccagaataaaatgctaacatgtagacgatatgcaagaaaaaatatcagtcattttacgaatcggatggaaatatccgtccctcggccacctgcgcatgggcggtaattcggcaagcctcattaccgcccaatgcgcaggtgccctcgggacggatatttctatccgattcgtaaacacatgacagatattattatgcCGACATGACGTCAGTATTGCAGAGTTTAACTTGAGACGGAAATATGAATGGATATTTCATAATAGACTATCATGTTTAAAGAAATGAGTTATATTAACTTGCATCAAATTGTGAACATACGGTGGTatctttaggacatgcatttatttttttagattaaattatctcgtgcgcacaacatcttatctcgagcgcatgatatcttatctcgagcgcacgacatcttatctcatgctcAAGATATCGTATCTCGTGGGCatgacatattatctcgagcgcttgacatcttatctcgagcgctcgacatcttatcttgtgcacATGACATCTATTCTCGAGCGTTTGAAATCTTATATCGtgtgcatgacatcttatctcgagcgcttgacatcttatctcgatcgctcgacatcttttctcgtgcgcacgacattttatctcgagcgcacaacatcttatctcgtgcgcttgacatcttatcttgagcgctcggcatcttatctcgtgcgcacaacatcttatctcgtgcgcacgacatcttatcttgtgcgcacgacatcttatctcgtgcgctcgacatttatctcgagcgcacgacatcttatctcgagcgcacaacatcttatttcatgcgcacgacatcttatctcgagcgctcaacatcttatcttgatcgctcgacatcttttctcgtgcgcatGAATCTTATCTCTATCGCTTGACATATTATCTCGATcgctcgacatcttttctcgtgtgctccacatcttatctcgagtgctcgACATCtgatctcgagcgcacgacatgttatcttgatcgctcgacatcttttctcgtggCGTCATATAGGTGCTCTACATAAGTCTTAGACtgttatacaaaatatgtttcagaAACAAATGATATAGCAGAATTGTGTTGCACTTTATTCCTGCACACATCATTGATTATCAACCTCTAAGCACTCCTGTGTTATTCCATGGGACGTGTTACTTTCCGCACATAGCACTGTTAAAGCACAGTTACACGTTGACGTCACATCGACCTACTATATTTTGGTGCCATACACACCCCACGAAATAGTGCCTCcgttacggtgttccgtttggacaatcgtgaccttttatttaatactaaaccgcgatgcacgatggtacgatgacgaaaacgcgatggcgcgatggcacggtgatgaaacaacgatggtacgatggtgaaatcgcgatggtacgatggtgaaatgtcgatgtaatatcgcgttttcatcatcgtaccatcgcgttttcaccatcgtatcagcGTAccttcgcgttttcatcatcgtaccatcgcgttttcaccatcgtaccatcgcgttatcaccatcgtaccatcgcattttcaccatcgtaccatcgccttccggtggtcatgcgcagtggtacagtatatatgtcagtaaaatacaggcttgatacaatctcattttcacattgcactatgtaccttctacatcctaacaagaattagctgagtttgaataatacaatgtgactattacacctagctttttatttactttcatgcatacataaaatacaaagatcGTGGCCTTAAAGTGGTAACtttcgtctcacaaaatacactgagatacattcatctattgttgacaaaaatacaagtgtacgggactacgtatttctaaccggaaggcgatggtacgatggtgaaaacgcgatggtacgatggtgaaaacgcgatggcacgatggcataccatcgcgttttcaccatcgtgccatcgcgttataaTCATCGTAagatcgtggtttcaccatcgtgccgtcgcgttttcaccatcgtaccatcgttgtttcatcatcgtgccatcgcgaaggcgatggtgcgatggtacgatggtgaaaccacgatggtacgatgatgataacgcgatggcacgatggtgaaaacgcgatggtgaaaacgcgatggcacgatggtacgatgatgaaaacgcgatggcacgatggtgcgatggtacgatgatgaaaacgcgatattacatcgacatttcaccatcgtaccatcgcaccatcgcgatttcatcatcgtgccatcgcgttttcaccatcgtaccatcgttgtttcatcaccGTGCCATCGCGCCaacgcgttttcgtcatcgtaccatcgtgcatcgcggtttagtattaaataaaaggtCACGATTGTCCTCCGTATATATAATCTACCTGTTTGCATACTAACGTATtacaatcgaaataatatataacagaaccatgttttaacatgcTCTCAACAATACGAATTCGTTACACGCCGCACGTATACGTACTCGGGTTAGCCCTCGCGAAGTTATTCCGCTAGCGTATAACGTCATATGTtgaaacatggttctgctatatgtACCATTGAAAATGCAGATTCCATGTTATCTGTTAGTGTAGATTTGCATATCATTCTTATAACGGTACTGCATTTTAGTACTGAAATATATGACAAGAGAGACATATTGGCGTAGGAGCAATCTCAATGTTGGGGGATGGGCCAATGGGGGACTGGTCAGCTAAACCTATCCATATTTTTCCagatgtttttaacaaaaaatatcccCGTATTGACTACACATATCACACCATATCAGTACATCTAAATGATGTCTCAAATTCGCTTTTTCCTTCATATACTGTTATGTCTGGCAAAAATCAGTTTTTGAGGTCAGCATTTGGGGGCCAAAGCATATGCTGCTCAAAATTCTCCACCCCAACCCCACCACTACGGCCCCGCTCCTACGAGAAGAGATGGTTTTACTTTTCACTTGCCTTGACTGAATTGTAACTAAAGTGTATCACCGTATGGGCTTTATATTACGTAGCTTAAAGATTTGCCAGAGGTTGTTCTTAACCGCCGTAATATatctacatttttttaaaacagcttcTTCGGCCGCAGCACCGTAATTCTGAATTGGTTGTTAAATTTAAAAGTGCTTTTAATCAGAATAGAGCCATTAAGCCCAAGGCAGAATATCTGATGATGGCCTGATGCCGGCTGAAACGGTAAGCTAGAAATATGttctaaattgaaaaatatgtaaataaataaatataataatacacCAACTACAATAACAGCAACAATTTTGTACCACTGGAGCAAATCTCCATGTAATTCCCTGTAATACAGTGAAGGCCCTGTCAGTTTAAAGAAAAATTGTCATACATTAATATTGCTGACAAATGCACTAGGCACATTAGTAAACAATGTCCTTCAATGCCAACgtagaaatgagaaaaaatggtTATTTCATAAATTACTTGTTATGCGTCTCATACACAAGGTAATGAACACTTATGccatttctttttatcatatgtgaGATGTCTGCTGGCTGGCTGGAACATCAAAGTCGCAAAGCAGTGATCGGGTCGAGATCCATGCCCGACAGGCGGTCCAGGCGGTCAGTCTCTCGGATTCCTGTTATGAAACTGACCATATCCTATCCGGTCCAAAATGTACAGCTTCCATACATAAGACACTGTTCATCTACAGTCTATTGCGGCACTATGTGAGATGTTcacatatatacttatatttttttttgtaaaagggaCGGTACGCGAAATAGTATTTTTTtcgaattttaaagaaaattaaatttatagtttttttacaaaaaaaaaatagtcaaaaCGTATGTGTTTTCTACAGAacagcattagtgccaggtgcgttttatttattaacgcCAATCGATTTACTATCCCGACatttcgacttattaactcgaaatttcgagtcacataactcgaaatttcgacttactaactcgaaatttcgggttactaactcgaaatttcgggttactaactcgaaattttggGTCAGAACGGACCGACCGACCCACCCACCCACagtcactcctatataccccttaaacttcgtttgtgggggtataatgatttcacagtatgatgTACCCCAGTTACTAAGTATGTGGTGAACTTGGCCTTTGACCTCATGACAGCGGAAGTCATCTGCTGAGCAcagaatatcaaataatttaacgatggtgtttttttttatttggctgaGTTTAAGATCACACccacacatttataggtcattggTGACTTTCAAGTT
Protein-coding sequences here:
- the LOC123548920 gene encoding uncharacterized protein LOC123548920, producing MEVSGRRSSNDKDKNLSLSRGSADDFEFSCQPCAGEGHYVEAAGFCQNCQEYLCITCYKYHCKPTPSRHHVLLDKRNMPKDRAPPSSAKYGCTLTCTKHAAEIIKFFCKQHDAVGCGDCMVLDHKSCNIDYIPDISKDFIDGEEYQQLVTRAKQLENNAKSLKKEVEENGKEVNRLYAKAVGDIRAFRKQADKYLEDMERKLLDQCETLKMKTDTMLKAVENELQPMKLELENIHSKLSSQAKQSGDLFVQAKQISFRVKNIGEELRVLDEKNEPSMCTFEKNNKVLEYFKTKQGSLGDLRPKQIRNRHQIMSPRRLQDLTPTLIGEVSVKSSTDSIGCRITGMVAVAPDTLVCTDYHNYSVKLIDIKSDKITSELKLTAGPFDITYVSDDQLAVTVTNERKIYLLSFRNGLSKTRDFVVNGRCFGIAYSNDRLVVSYIRPQKVEILSLDWEVIQRIDTDSSGKALFCIPKYVAVDRDCNSIFVSNFMDHSVTKLTTSGKVLDIYKDSNLSYPTGIAVYSDGSVLVCNSGKDNLHLLSPENKKIKTVVNKTEAPQALCFNRESDSLFLSYHGSKCNTILKYKLT